One Flavobacterium sp. 90 DNA segment encodes these proteins:
- a CDS encoding aminotransferase class III-fold pyridoxal phosphate-dependent enzyme, which produces MTFSEATIQDLVKEHYGLIVSVKALNGYDELNFLLSNEKNEKYILKVSNESHPFPFLEAQINIIQHLKKSNISDCFQHFSINKQGEELTKIVRDSKTYYIRILNFLEGTFWVDVANKTSELHHNLGTFLGNMDNALQDFSHPAMHRNYTWDISRASEAGDNLKYILNHEKRRIAGYFLLQFDTEVLPQIHRLRHAYVHNDANDYNVLVQENGISGLIDFGDMVYTALINNLAIACTYAMLDEENPVEVAASIVAGYHKAYALTEQELDLLYYLIAGRLCISVTQSAYNASLDSNNEHHFITEKPAWDLLYKLIEINPIKAQDAFRKACGFAGLINEDDYSDLLEIRKKKIGRNLSIGYKDKLKIVKGALQYLYDDKGRTFVDCVNNPSHVGHCHPVVVRKMQKQIATLNTNTRYLNDAITEYAEKLTATLPKKLSVCYFVNSGSEANDLAIRMSRHYTKQKDIIVLDHAYHGTSTVAIEMSPYKFDSKGGSGQMPWIHKAINPDLYRGPYKYGDEKAGEKYAEDVQRIIEDLKKEDKAPAVFICETLLGVGGQIPLPENYLKTAYDYVRAAGGVCIADEVQVGFGRIGDHFWGFELQNVVPDIVVLGKPIGNGHPLAAVIVTEEIADSFNNGLEYFNTFGGNPVSMTTGLAVLDVIHDEEMQKHALEVGNYLMDGLKGLMAKYPIISDVRGHGLFIGAEMVKERTTMEPAVPEIDIVVEKLKANGYLLSTDGPLHNVLKIKPPMTFSKQNADEMVKFLDIALSEL; this is translated from the coding sequence ATGACTTTTTCAGAAGCAACTATTCAGGATTTAGTAAAAGAACATTACGGATTAATCGTTTCCGTAAAAGCATTAAATGGATATGATGAATTGAATTTTCTTTTATCGAATGAGAAGAACGAAAAATACATTCTAAAAGTGTCGAATGAGAGTCATCCATTTCCTTTTTTAGAAGCACAGATTAATATAATTCAGCACCTTAAAAAAAGCAATATTTCTGATTGTTTTCAGCATTTTAGCATCAATAAACAAGGCGAAGAATTAACCAAAATAGTAAGAGATTCCAAAACCTATTATATCAGAATTTTAAACTTTCTTGAAGGTACTTTTTGGGTTGATGTAGCAAACAAAACAAGCGAATTACACCATAATCTGGGGACTTTTTTAGGAAATATGGACAATGCATTACAGGATTTTTCTCATCCTGCAATGCATCGCAATTATACTTGGGATATCAGTCGTGCGAGTGAAGCGGGAGATAATCTGAAATACATTTTAAATCACGAAAAAAGACGTATTGCAGGATATTTTCTGTTACAATTTGACACCGAAGTTTTGCCTCAAATTCATCGTTTAAGACATGCTTATGTGCATAATGATGCCAACGATTACAATGTCTTAGTACAAGAAAATGGCATAAGTGGTTTGATTGATTTTGGCGATATGGTTTATACAGCGCTGATTAATAATTTGGCAATTGCCTGTACGTATGCAATGCTCGACGAAGAAAATCCAGTGGAGGTTGCCGCATCGATTGTTGCAGGATATCACAAAGCGTATGCATTGACAGAGCAGGAATTAGATTTGTTATACTATTTAATTGCCGGAAGACTTTGCATTAGCGTGACACAATCTGCTTATAATGCATCATTAGACAGTAATAATGAGCATCATTTTATTACCGAAAAACCAGCTTGGGATTTGTTGTATAAACTAATCGAGATTAATCCAATTAAGGCTCAGGATGCTTTTAGAAAAGCGTGCGGTTTCGCCGGATTAATCAATGAAGATGATTATAGTGATTTGTTGGAAATTCGTAAAAAGAAAATTGGTCGAAATCTAAGCATTGGTTACAAAGACAAACTAAAAATTGTCAAAGGAGCATTGCAATATTTGTACGATGACAAAGGAAGAACCTTTGTAGATTGCGTAAATAATCCTTCGCACGTTGGACATTGTCATCCGGTCGTTGTTCGAAAAATGCAAAAACAAATTGCAACTTTAAATACCAATACAAGATATTTGAATGACGCCATAACAGAATATGCCGAAAAATTAACAGCAACATTACCGAAGAAATTAAGCGTTTGTTACTTCGTAAATTCGGGAAGTGAAGCCAATGATTTAGCGATCAGAATGAGCCGTCATTATACCAAACAAAAAGACATTATTGTACTCGATCATGCGTATCACGGAACATCGACTGTAGCAATCGAAATGAGTCCGTATAAATTTGACAGTAAAGGTGGTTCGGGTCAAATGCCTTGGATTCACAAAGCTATAAATCCGGATTTGTATCGTGGTCCGTATAAATATGGCGACGAAAAAGCCGGTGAAAAATATGCTGAAGATGTACAAAGAATCATCGAAGATTTAAAGAAAGAAGACAAAGCGCCAGCCGTATTTATTTGCGAAACCTTATTGGGAGTTGGTGGGCAAATTCCGTTACCGGAAAATTATCTAAAAACTGCTTACGATTATGTCAGAGCAGCGGGAGGCGTTTGTATTGCCGATGAAGTTCAGGTTGGTTTTGGGAGAATTGGAGATCATTTCTGGGGATTCGAATTGCAAAATGTAGTTCCTGATATTGTTGTTTTAGGTAAACCAATTGGTAACGGACATCCGTTGGCAGCAGTAATTGTAACCGAAGAAATTGCAGATTCTTTCAATAACGGACTGGAATATTTTAACACCTTTGGCGGAAATCCCGTTTCTATGACAACAGGTTTAGCGGTTCTGGATGTTATTCATGACGAAGAAATGCAAAAACATGCTTTAGAAGTTGGAAACTATTTGATGGATGGTTTGAAAGGTTTAATGGCAAAATACCCAATAATAAGTGACGTTCGCGGACATGGATTATTCATTGGTGCCGAAATGGTCAAAGAAAGAACAACAATGGAACCCGCAGTTCCCGAAATAGATATCGTGGTCGAAAAATTAAAAGCAAACGGATATTTATTAAGCACTGACGGACCATTGCATAATGTATTAAAAATAAAACCACCAATGACTTTCAGTAAACAAAATGCTGACGAAATGGTGAAATTTTTAGATATCGCCTTAAGCGAATTGTAG
- a CDS encoding FAD-binding and (Fe-S)-binding domain-containing protein, which yields MNNNNTLSKSSINLEGLEKQLEGKLFYDHTMRLLYSTDASAYKEMPLAVAIPKTKEDIQKIIAFARENNSSVIPRAAGTSLAGQVVGNGIIVDISQEFTKIISVDQENKSAWVEPGVIRDELNLHLKPYKLFFGPETSTSNRCMIGGMVGNNACGARSVIYGSTREHLLEIKGFLADGNEVTFGSLTNAEFEGKCNGINVVSPLEQAIYVQAKEILSSESNRILFDDNFPKKTIPRRNTGYALDLLADSMPFGAFDEKFNFCKLIAGSEGTLFFSTAIKLNLVDALKPYAALVCVHFESINESLKANIEALKFNPDSVELIDHYILECTKENIEQSKNRFFVKGDPQAILAVEFLRDSQEEIDAVAKEMEALMRSKNLGYHFPIVYGDDTNKVWALRKAGLGLLSNIPGDAKAVAVIEDTAVDVNDLPDFIEDFNAILKERNLNCVHYAHAATGELHLRPIIDLKTKEGTAIFRTIATDIAHLVKKYKGSLSGEHGDGRLRGEFIPLMLGEEIYQLFIQIKQVWDPWGVFNPGKIVNTPPMDSSLRYTAGQETPMPETYFDFSEHNGILRAAEMCNGSGDCRKTEKSGGTMCPSYMATRDEKHTTRARANMLRETITTSTKANRFDDENLLDVLDLCLSCKGCKSECPSNVDMAKLKAETLQQYHDKNGVKFRSRLIGNTPKINHLFAAIPWMYNLSTKGALGNVIKKATGFATERKLPLMHKITFAKWMKNYIQKGDFTNGKVYLYNDEFLNYYDVEIGQTTVKLLNRLGYEVEIPKIGISGRTYLSKGMLKEAREIAEQNTRDFDISIPENGVLIGIEPSAILSFRDEYPDLCRGDLKAKAKTFASKTFLIEEFLAKELDAGRISSNSFTDKTERVRMHGHCFQKALSSLVPLKKILMLPKNYAVLNIPSGCCGMAGSFGYEKEHYDISMKIGELVLFPTIRSEEAATLISASGTSCRHQIADGTGRKAQHPVEILYEALK from the coding sequence ATGAACAACAATAATACCCTTTCCAAGAGTTCTATTAATCTTGAAGGTTTAGAAAAACAATTAGAAGGTAAATTATTTTACGATCACACGATGCGTTTGCTTTATTCAACTGATGCGAGCGCTTATAAAGAAATGCCTTTGGCGGTTGCAATTCCGAAAACGAAGGAAGATATTCAGAAGATTATTGCCTTTGCAAGAGAAAATAATAGCAGCGTGATTCCTCGTGCCGCCGGAACTTCGCTTGCGGGACAAGTAGTTGGAAACGGAATTATTGTTGATATTTCGCAGGAATTCACCAAAATTATCTCTGTAGATCAGGAAAATAAATCGGCTTGGGTAGAACCGGGCGTAATTCGTGATGAACTAAATCTTCATTTAAAACCTTATAAACTCTTTTTTGGTCCTGAAACTTCAACCAGTAATCGCTGTATGATTGGCGGAATGGTTGGGAATAATGCTTGTGGTGCGAGATCTGTTATTTATGGATCTACACGTGAACATTTACTGGAAATCAAAGGTTTTCTTGCCGATGGAAATGAGGTTACTTTTGGTTCTCTTACAAATGCTGAATTCGAAGGTAAATGCAACGGAATCAATGTTGTGAGTCCACTAGAGCAAGCAATTTATGTTCAGGCAAAAGAAATATTATCTTCTGAAAGTAACCGAATTTTATTCGATGATAATTTTCCTAAGAAAACAATTCCGAGGAGAAATACAGGTTATGCTTTGGATTTATTGGCAGATTCGATGCCTTTTGGAGCTTTCGACGAAAAATTCAATTTCTGTAAACTAATTGCAGGATCTGAGGGAACTTTGTTTTTTTCTACCGCAATAAAATTGAATTTGGTTGATGCGCTAAAACCTTACGCAGCTTTGGTTTGTGTACATTTTGAAAGTATAAATGAATCGCTAAAAGCAAATATAGAAGCGCTAAAATTTAATCCGGATAGTGTCGAATTAATTGACCATTATATTCTGGAATGTACCAAAGAAAATATCGAACAAAGCAAGAATCGTTTTTTTGTAAAAGGAGATCCTCAGGCAATTTTGGCGGTTGAATTTTTAAGAGATTCCCAAGAAGAAATTGACGCTGTTGCAAAAGAAATGGAAGCTTTGATGCGCTCTAAAAATCTGGGATATCATTTCCCGATTGTTTATGGCGACGATACGAATAAAGTTTGGGCATTGAGAAAAGCAGGATTGGGCTTATTATCGAATATTCCGGGTGATGCAAAAGCGGTTGCCGTAATTGAAGATACCGCCGTAGATGTTAATGATTTGCCTGATTTTATCGAAGATTTTAATGCGATATTAAAAGAACGAAACTTAAACTGCGTGCATTATGCGCATGCCGCAACGGGAGAATTGCATTTGCGCCCGATTATAGATTTGAAAACCAAAGAAGGCACAGCGATTTTTAGAACTATTGCAACAGATATTGCGCATTTAGTAAAGAAATACAAAGGTTCTTTGAGCGGGGAACATGGTGACGGAAGACTTCGAGGAGAATTTATTCCGTTGATGTTGGGCGAAGAAATCTATCAATTGTTTATTCAGATAAAGCAAGTTTGGGATCCTTGGGGAGTTTTTAATCCGGGTAAAATTGTCAATACGCCACCAATGGATTCGAGTTTGAGATATACGGCTGGTCAGGAAACGCCAATGCCGGAAACATATTTTGATTTTTCTGAACATAACGGAATCCTGCGTGCTGCCGAAATGTGCAACGGATCCGGAGATTGTAGAAAAACAGAGAAAAGCGGCGGTACAATGTGTCCGAGTTATATGGCAACGCGCGATGAAAAACATACAACGCGTGCCAGAGCAAACATGCTGAGAGAAACGATTACAACTTCTACAAAAGCAAATCGATTTGATGATGAAAACCTGCTCGATGTTCTCGATTTGTGTTTGAGCTGTAAAGGTTGTAAATCTGAATGTCCGTCGAATGTTGATATGGCAAAATTAAAAGCCGAAACATTACAACAATATCATGATAAAAATGGCGTAAAATTCCGTTCAAGATTGATTGGGAATACGCCAAAAATAAACCATTTGTTTGCTGCAATTCCGTGGATGTATAATCTTTCTACAAAAGGAGCTTTGGGCAATGTGATTAAAAAAGCAACTGGTTTTGCGACAGAAAGAAAATTGCCTTTGATGCACAAAATTACTTTTGCCAAATGGATGAAAAATTACATTCAAAAAGGAGATTTTACAAATGGCAAAGTGTATTTATATAATGATGAATTTCTGAATTATTATGATGTGGAAATAGGGCAGACGACCGTTAAGCTTCTGAATCGTTTGGGATATGAAGTTGAAATTCCTAAAATTGGAATCAGCGGAAGAACGTATCTTTCGAAAGGAATGCTAAAAGAAGCACGAGAAATTGCAGAACAAAATACTAGAGATTTTGATATTTCAATTCCGGAAAACGGTGTTTTAATCGGGATAGAACCTTCGGCAATATTGAGTTTTCGCGATGAATATCCTGATTTATGTCGTGGAGATTTAAAAGCAAAAGCGAAAACATTTGCATCAAAAACGTTTTTAATCGAAGAGTTTTTGGCCAAAGAATTAGACGCAGGACGAATTTCATCAAATAGTTTTACAGATAAAACAGAACGAGTTCGAATGCACGGACATTGTTTTCAGAAAGCTTTGTCGTCATTGGTTCCGTTGAAGAAGATATTAATGTTGCCAAAGAATTATGCGGTTCTCAATATCCCAAGTGGATGTTGCGGAATGGCGGGTTCTTTTGGCTATGAAAAAGAACATTATGATATTTCTATGAAAATAGGAGAGTTAGTTTTGTTTCCAACGATTCGTTCAGAAGAAGCGGCAACATTGATTTCGGCTTCGGGAACAAGTTGCAGACATCAAATTGCTGACGGTACAGGACGAAAAGCGCAACATCCGGTAGAAATACTTTATGAGGCTTTGAAGTAG
- a CDS encoding TonB-dependent siderophore receptor encodes MLFLFANVGFIQAQTATTGQISGTVITNDGNASQGVVVKLIEINKSAVTNSAGKYDFKKLPFGKYTLEVTMAGYASSTETAEITEQAPTADIDIRVNSSVENLDDVVIRTGGNRFAKKESFDVAKMPLKNIENSQVYIVVSKELMKEQVITDYNSAFKNVPGAGIAEVRNQGRTTSISRGFPTPQVVRNGVGSFTYTTIDPSNLERIEVIKGPSATLFGSTLSSFGGLFNRVTKKPFDSFKGEISYSAASWDLNRFTADINTPINADKTALLRINTAFHSERSFQDAGFNKNFSIAPSFSYEINERLTLLIDAEFSLYKATSPTRLAPFVVKGTESSIEALNIPYKLSFANNTINYTSQQYNVFAQLKYKISDEWTSQTILSRTRSSSDGYTVALQMMSPTTLRQQVTYQESPFYGTDIQQNFIGKFNIGKLKNRVVAGVDYYSLRATRNDAIVNMPAMDYKKPGDAYNNFNVDKVAPMFATAKFNNFVSNDEVTYSAYVSDVLNVTDRLLAMGGIRIDKYENKGVYYPSKDSIVGNYNQTALSPKFGLVYQIMKEKIAVFGNYMNGFSNVSGSDFSGNTFKPNQANQWEGGFKFDLNKISATLSYYDIQVTNITRDDPDHANFSIQDGTQVSKGFEAELIANPISGLNIVAGYTYNDSKYEKSNASVQGLRPTTAGSPRTANLWASYRVTTGSAQGLGIGFGGIYGSEYYQTNTTTFKFAIPSYTVLDASLFYDQPKYRLGLKVDNITNEKYWSYRLAAQNPTRITANVTFKF; translated from the coding sequence ATGCTTTTTTTATTTGCTAATGTTGGATTTATTCAGGCGCAAACAGCAACTACAGGACAAATTTCTGGAACTGTTATCACAAATGATGGTAATGCAAGTCAGGGAGTTGTGGTAAAATTGATCGAAATAAATAAAAGTGCCGTAACGAATTCAGCGGGTAAATATGATTTTAAAAAATTGCCTTTCGGGAAATATACTTTAGAAGTTACGATGGCAGGATACGCTTCTTCTACTGAAACTGCTGAGATTACAGAACAAGCTCCAACTGCGGATATTGACATAAGAGTAAACTCGTCTGTAGAGAATCTTGATGATGTCGTAATTCGTACAGGAGGAAATCGTTTTGCAAAAAAAGAAAGTTTTGATGTAGCAAAAATGCCTTTAAAAAACATTGAAAATTCACAGGTTTATATTGTAGTAAGCAAGGAATTAATGAAAGAGCAGGTTATTACAGATTATAATAGTGCTTTTAAAAACGTTCCCGGAGCTGGTATTGCCGAAGTAAGAAATCAAGGCCGAACAACTTCTATTTCAAGAGGTTTTCCTACGCCACAAGTAGTTAGAAATGGTGTTGGTAGTTTTACTTATACAACTATTGATCCTTCAAATTTAGAGCGTATTGAGGTTATCAAAGGACCATCTGCAACACTTTTTGGAAGTACATTATCATCATTTGGAGGATTGTTTAATCGTGTTACCAAAAAGCCTTTTGATTCCTTCAAAGGTGAAATTTCATACTCAGCAGCAAGTTGGGATTTGAATCGTTTTACGGCTGATATTAATACGCCAATTAACGCAGATAAAACGGCTTTATTGAGAATCAACACGGCTTTTCATAGCGAAAGAAGTTTTCAGGACGCAGGATTCAACAAAAACTTTTCTATTGCTCCAAGTTTCTCTTATGAAATCAATGAGCGATTAACGCTTTTAATCGACGCCGAATTTAGTTTATACAAAGCTACTTCGCCAACGAGATTGGCTCCTTTTGTGGTAAAAGGAACAGAAAGCAGTATTGAAGCGCTTAATATTCCTTATAAATTATCTTTTGCCAATAATACCATTAATTACACGAGTCAGCAATACAATGTTTTTGCTCAGTTAAAATATAAAATCTCTGACGAATGGACGTCTCAAACGATCTTATCAAGAACCAGATCTTCATCTGACGGTTATACGGTAGCATTGCAAATGATGTCACCAACGACATTAAGACAACAAGTTACGTATCAGGAATCTCCGTTTTATGGAACTGATATTCAGCAAAATTTTATTGGTAAATTTAATATCGGAAAGCTGAAAAACAGAGTTGTAGCAGGAGTTGATTACTATAGTTTGCGTGCAACACGTAATGATGCAATCGTAAATATGCCGGCAATGGATTATAAAAAACCGGGCGATGCTTATAATAATTTTAATGTTGATAAAGTGGCGCCAATGTTTGCTACGGCTAAATTCAACAATTTTGTATCGAATGATGAAGTTACCTATAGCGCTTATGTTTCGGACGTTTTGAATGTAACCGACAGATTATTGGCAATGGGCGGAATTCGTATCGATAAATATGAAAACAAAGGAGTTTATTATCCAAGTAAAGATTCTATCGTAGGAAATTATAACCAAACGGCTTTATCTCCAAAATTTGGATTAGTGTACCAAATTATGAAAGAAAAAATTGCTGTTTTTGGTAATTATATGAATGGTTTTAGCAACGTTTCCGGTTCTGACTTTTCGGGTAATACTTTCAAGCCAAATCAGGCGAATCAGTGGGAGGGAGGATTTAAGTTTGACCTTAATAAAATCTCAGCTACTTTAAGTTACTATGATATTCAGGTTACAAACATTACTCGTGACGATCCGGATCATGCAAATTTCTCGATTCAGGACGGAACTCAGGTCAGCAAAGGTTTTGAGGCTGAGTTAATCGCAAACCCAATTTCAGGATTAAATATCGTTGCCGGTTATACTTATAATGATAGTAAATATGAAAAAAGTAATGCCAGCGTTCAGGGTTTGCGACCTACAACGGCAGGATCGCCACGAACGGCAAATTTATGGGCAAGTTATAGAGTTACAACAGGTAGCGCGCAAGGTTTAGGAATTGGTTTTGGAGGTATTTACGGAAGCGAATATTACCAAACAAATACCACAACATTCAAGTTTGCTATTCCGTCATATACGGTATTAGACGCATCACTTTTCTATGATCAGCCAAAATACAGATTGGGTCTTAAAGTAGATAATATAACGAATGAAAAATATTGGTCTTACAGACTTGCAGCTCAAAATCCAACTCGTATAACAGCGAATGTTACGTTTAAATTCTAA
- a CDS encoding delta endotoxin C-terminal domain-containing protein, whose translation MKRALIILNIFVLIGTSAIAQTSAEKSKPMKLQQIPGKIECEFYDLGGEGIAYHDTDEVNNGSGKLNPVNGNPLNEFRIKEAVDISYTKTDNIDDTPYTKVPIKMKQLYVGWTQPTEWINYTVQVKKSGTYKIGVLYTANGDGAISISVNGKDATGNMKIESTHDDKDPVAWRQWHHWNSSENIGTIKLEKGTQLLTLNIVENGNMNLDYLTFTPN comes from the coding sequence ATGAAAAGAGCATTAATAATCCTGAATATTTTCGTTTTGATTGGTACATCGGCAATAGCCCAAACATCGGCTGAAAAGTCAAAACCAATGAAATTACAGCAGATTCCAGGAAAAATAGAATGCGAATTTTATGATCTTGGTGGCGAAGGCATTGCGTATCACGATACTGATGAAGTCAATAATGGCAGCGGGAAACTGAATCCCGTTAACGGAAATCCTTTGAATGAATTCAGAATAAAAGAAGCGGTCGATATTTCGTATACCAAAACCGATAATATTGATGATACGCCTTATACTAAAGTTCCGATCAAGATGAAACAGCTTTATGTGGGCTGGACGCAACCTACAGAATGGATAAATTATACGGTTCAGGTTAAGAAATCCGGAACGTACAAAATTGGTGTTTTGTATACTGCAAACGGCGACGGCGCAATTTCGATTTCCGTAAACGGAAAAGATGCGACAGGAAATATGAAAATTGAATCAACGCATGACGACAAAGATCCTGTAGCATGGCGACAATGGCATCATTGGAACAGTTCTGAAAATATTGGAACTATTAAACTCGAAAAAGGCACGCAATTATTGACATTAAATATTGTCGAAAACGGAAATATGAATCTAGATTACCTGACTTTTACGCCCAATTAA
- a CDS encoding glycoside hydrolase family 30 protein — protein MKKYHFTTCLTIMLSGFLTNNLAAQKSLPKTDYKSVTVYVTAKNTDKKLTKTETLSFVDKPQPIEKEFSVFVDPSKTYQTMLGIGGAITDASAEVFYKLSKEQQQEILTAYYDKEKGIGYTLARTNMQSCDFSSDIYSYISEGDKDLKTFDISHDRKYRIPLIKEAIAKAGGKLTLYASPWSPPAWMKTNNNVLQGGALKPEYNQSWANFFVKFIKEYEKEGIPIWGYTVQNEPMAVQKWESCIFTAQEERDFIKNFLGPTMQKAGLSQKKLIMWDHNRDLMYQRVSTVLEDKEAAKYVWGIGYHWYEDWHKNGMNFEAERRVAEAFPDKPLILTEGCAADFDQKLLTDWTYGEKYGMSMINDFNIGTVAWTDWNILLDEKGGPNHVQNFCMSPIHADLTTGKLIYTNGYYYLGHFSKFIHPGAKRVACNSSSNKLLSTAFVNQDNNLEVVVMNQSDDNVDYFLWIKGKASKITSLAHSIATLEIQ, from the coding sequence ATGAAAAAATATCATTTTACAACATGCCTGACCATCATGTTATCGGGATTTTTGACTAATAATCTCGCCGCTCAAAAAAGTCTTCCAAAAACCGATTATAAAAGCGTTACGGTTTATGTAACAGCTAAAAACACGGATAAAAAACTAACAAAAACCGAAACTTTATCGTTTGTTGACAAACCACAACCTATAGAAAAAGAATTTTCGGTATTTGTAGATCCTTCAAAGACTTATCAAACTATGTTGGGAATTGGTGGCGCTATTACTGACGCTTCCGCGGAAGTTTTCTACAAACTTTCGAAAGAGCAACAACAAGAAATCCTGACGGCTTATTACGATAAAGAAAAAGGAATTGGTTATACTTTGGCTCGAACAAATATGCAAAGCTGCGATTTCTCAAGTGATATTTACAGTTATATTTCCGAAGGTGACAAGGATCTAAAAACCTTTGATATTAGCCATGACAGAAAATACAGAATTCCGTTAATTAAAGAAGCTATTGCAAAAGCGGGTGGAAAATTAACTTTATATGCTTCGCCGTGGAGTCCGCCTGCGTGGATGAAAACCAATAATAATGTTTTGCAAGGCGGCGCTTTGAAACCGGAATACAACCAAAGTTGGGCTAACTTTTTTGTGAAGTTTATAAAGGAATACGAAAAAGAAGGAATTCCTATATGGGGTTATACGGTACAAAACGAACCTATGGCAGTGCAAAAATGGGAATCTTGCATTTTTACCGCGCAAGAGGAACGAGATTTTATCAAAAATTTTCTTGGACCAACAATGCAAAAAGCGGGTTTGTCTCAAAAGAAATTAATCATGTGGGATCATAATCGTGATTTAATGTATCAACGTGTCAGTACGGTTTTGGAAGATAAAGAGGCAGCAAAATATGTTTGGGGAATTGGATATCACTGGTACGAAGACTGGCATAAAAACGGAATGAACTTTGAAGCGGAGCGTCGTGTAGCAGAAGCTTTTCCGGATAAACCGCTTATCTTAACAGAAGGTTGTGCGGCTGATTTTGACCAAAAATTATTGACGGATTGGACTTATGGCGAAAAATATGGTATGTCGATGATTAACGATTTCAATATTGGAACGGTTGCCTGGACGGACTGGAATATTCTATTGGACGAAAAAGGCGGACCAAACCACGTTCAGAACTTTTGTATGTCGCCTATTCACGCTGATCTTACAACTGGAAAATTGATTTATACAAACGGATATTATTATTTAGGTCATTTTTCTAAATTCATTCATCCGGGCGCAAAACGTGTCGCTTGCAATTCCAGCAGTAATAAACTTTTGTCTACAGCATTTGTAAATCAGGATAATAATCTTGAAGTCGTTGTGATGAATCAATCTGATGATAACGTCGATTATTTTCTTTGGATAAAAGGAAAAGCTTCAAAAATAACCAGTTTGGCACATTCGATTGCTACTTTAGAAATACAATAA
- the mgrA gene encoding L-glyceraldehyde 3-phosphate reductase → MTYLPDSNRYQKMEYRRCGSSGLMLPALSLGLWHNFGAIDNTENARNILHTAFDNGITHFDLANNYGPPAGSAETTFGQIFKQDFKPFRDELLISTKAGWPMWDGPYGDFGSKKHLIASLDQSLKRMDLDYVDIFYHHRPDPNTPMEETMAALDLIVRQGKALYVGISSYSPAETQKAFTILKQLGTPCVIHQPKYSMLERSVEDGLLDVLELNGIGGIAFSPLAQGLLTNKYLNGIPENSRATAHRGNGAIEEDAITPENIAKVKKLHEMALERGQTLAQMALSWVMKDKRISSVIIGASKPEQVIDSVGCLKNTSFSAEELKAINQILI, encoded by the coding sequence ATGACTTATTTACCAGATTCAAACCGATATCAAAAAATGGAATACCGTCGTTGTGGCAGCAGCGGATTAATGCTTCCGGCGCTTTCTCTTGGTTTGTGGCATAACTTTGGCGCGATCGATAATACCGAAAACGCCAGAAACATATTGCACACCGCTTTTGATAACGGAATTACACATTTTGATCTTGCTAATAATTATGGTCCACCGGCGGGATCTGCTGAGACCACTTTTGGACAAATATTCAAACAGGATTTTAAACCTTTTCGCGACGAACTTTTGATTTCTACAAAAGCCGGATGGCCAATGTGGGATGGTCCTTATGGAGATTTTGGTTCTAAAAAGCATTTAATTGCCAGCTTAGACCAAAGTCTTAAACGTATGGATTTAGACTATGTAGATATTTTTTATCACCACAGACCAGATCCAAATACGCCAATGGAAGAAACTATGGCGGCGTTAGATCTAATTGTACGTCAGGGAAAAGCGCTTTATGTAGGTATTTCGAGTTATAGTCCTGCCGAAACGCAAAAGGCTTTTACAATCCTGAAACAATTAGGAACTCCTTGCGTGATTCATCAGCCTAAATATTCGATGTTGGAGCGTTCTGTAGAAGATGGATTACTAGATGTTCTGGAACTAAACGGTATTGGCGGAATCGCATTTTCTCCTCTTGCGCAAGGTCTTTTGACGAATAAATATCTGAACGGAATTCCGGAAAATTCAAGAGCCACAGCACATCGCGGTAACGGAGCAATCGAAGAAGATGCAATCACGCCTGAGAATATTGCCAAGGTTAAAAAGCTTCACGAAATGGCATTAGAACGTGGACAAACATTGGCACAAATGGCATTATCGTGGGTGATGAAAGACAAAAGAATTTCATCGGTTATTATTGGCGCGAGCAAACCTGAACAGGTAATTGATTCTGTAGGTTGTCTTAAAAACACTTCGTTTTCTGCAGAGGAATTAAAAGCAATCAATCAAATTCTGATATAA